The segment CAttttgaaaagaatgaaaatacaaTGTGTATAATTATGCTTAGAGTATTCCAGGGTCGGTGGGGGAGGGTGGACCATCAAAGACACTTAACATATAACTTTGGAAAGAGCCTCAGAGTACTTGAAAGGAATCTGGCTTTTCATTTAATACTGTTAGATGCCGTTAAGTGCTATTTTCCCCCACAACTTCTATTACTGAATCAAAAAGAAAGCAGAATCGAAATGATTCTTACAAAaccagaaagaatagaaaagagaagCCTGAAAACATGAGACCCCGCTCCTTCTAATGCTGTAGCCGCTGTCTATTTATTCCATGGCACAAAACACCGAGCGTGCAAAAGTGTCTGCTACATCTACGTCCAGGGCAGGGGATTGTGGCCTATGGTCTCCAGATGTTTCAGGAGTCACACCCCGTGAAATAGTGGGCAACCTTTCCTGCATGTTCAGATATGTGTTGTTCCAGAAGAAAGCctgctagttttttttttgtttgttttgttttgttttttgttttttccagagctTCAAAGGATTGTCACATCGGGTTACAGGACCACTGCTGAGTGCTCGATGAGCTAACACCCAGTTAGTTCCTGCGTGAAGTATGTGGAGTGGAGAGGCCACCTGGGTCATCTAACAGTGCCTGTTAGGAGAGAGGCCTTCTCTATTCCAGCACATTGATACCGCCTTATTAGAGCTGGATGTCTCTCTGAAGGCAGCTGTATGCCATAATGAATGACTGAAAGACCTTTGAGGTGATCTATTTCTTTATATCTGGACTCTGTGGGCTGATTTGTGAGGCCCTGCTGCCTTCTCTGCCAGTGAATTATCCTCTGGAAAGCATAAATAACACCagaagactgattttttttaaagcgaGTTATCAGTATTTGTGAGAAATGCCTGCtgtaaaaagagagaagaaaaagaaaagaagaaagaaggaaggaaggaaagaaagaaagaaaggaaaggaaggaaggaaggaagaaagaaagaaagaaagaaagaaagaaagaaagaaagaaagaaagaaagaaagagagaaagagagaaaaccaacCTGAGACAACCTGCGGTAACctgcaagtcagtaagcagcacctctccatggcctctgcatcggctcctgcctccaggttcctgtcctgtttgagtttctgctctgaGCTCCTTCGATAATGAACAGTGATGTGTAATTGTAAACTTTGGATAGTAAAGTCCTGAGCCTGGAGCAGAGAAATTTTTACGAAGAAAATGGGTTTCTCGTCATTAAAAATGTGGTATCTGATGATAATATTCAACGTTTTTGAAGCTGTTGAAAAGAATCTGCACAGAGGAGGTGAAACCACTAGGGGTCGTTGTAGTGAGAGATGTAACCATTGCAAAACATGATTATATGAAGGGGAGGAGTTAGTTTACGAAGATCCAGGATTTCCAAGAAGATGAGGAGCTCTTTAGATACTGCACCCTCCCCCAGATTCTGAAATATGGGGTGTTTCACTGGACCCAACATTATGGCTCTGCACGGGATGCTGATAACTTCCAGATTCTGGCAAGTAGACGCCCCGGCATCCCTTGCATCAGGATCTATACTATTTCCTCTTCCGATCCAGCAACCAAGTTGTGCTTAGACAGCCTTGGAGCACATTGACAGAAACGACGGTTGTCTGGCTGTGCTCCCAGGCACCCACAAAGGCACTCTGAAACCACATGATTACCCCAAGTGGGAGAGAGGAGTTAACAAACTGTACCATGGCATCCAAAACTATAAGCCGAACAGCACCCAGGTGTACGCAGTGATGGAGAAGGGCGACGCTGTTTTCTTCAATCCTCTGCTCATCCATGGATCTGGTCGAAACAACCCAAGGATTCATAAAGCAACTTCCTGCCATTCTGCCAGCTCTGACTGCAAGTATATCAACGGGAAGGGCACCAGTCAAGAAAACGTCGCCAAGGGAGTTGCCGGGCTAGTAGAGAAACAGTATGGAGTCAAGGGAATCATGGACTTTAAGGATACTTGGGTGTTTCGATGCCAACTtgtgaaatgagaaaaaaaaaataaacctttgaaaCAGCCCTTCAAGAGCGAGGTTTGGTGATGAGAATATGAGACAGCATACAGAGTTCGagtgcagcctgggctacacagcaagatgcTATGCCCCCCTCTTTCCCGCctaaacaaaatggaaagaattAGCTCCTCATTATAATTCATTTAAAGAGAACATCAAAGCAAGACATCTCaggaaaatgctttttttttttttttattgagatgTTTCTTATCACCTGTAACGATCAAGACACATGTATTAGGGATGCATGAATTTAATGTGGTGCTATTGCTTTAGtgatgtaaaatattattttaagaaaaataacctGGGGTATAACTAATAAAGGTGActgtgtataaaaaaaaaaaagaagaagaaaagaaaaagcctggAGGTTCCTTCAGGATTGAACCACGGCTGCTGGCTCGTGAGTGGTATCTATCTGCCTTCCTAGAAAACGGGTCTGCAGCTGCTAGGTCGTAGTTGGTGTTTGCCCCAAGCCTGAACTCTGGTGGGGCGGTGCGGAGCTCCGGGTTGGGCAGTAGGACAGACCAGGTTGATGTTGTTGAACTGCCTCCACATCTGGTCTGACAAGGTCTCGAACAGGTGCTCCGCCTCCTCCCGCAGCTGGGCAGACTTGGCCCGCATGTTCTGCGCGTGTctgatgttgttgttgctgaACTTGGCCCAGGTATCAGGATCGGAGATCGTTTCCTCAAACTTCTCCATGCCACGGAAGAAGTTGATGGAGTCAGGTGTGTTTTTTAGGTTTAAACATCTCTCGTCAATTGACTGTGCACAGCTCTTGTCCTCAATGTCCCGCTCTAGGGCATGCTGAGCATCTCGGTTATTTTGTATCTGGAAATCAATTCGTTTGGCTAATTTTCTCATCTGATCTTGGCAATATCTTAGTAAATCTGCTTCCCGGATAAGGTTTTTCCCCAGGTTGTCATAGACCAGGTCAATCCCGAGCCTTTCCCCTGGATTGTACAGACAGTCCAGAGCCATCTGCAGGGGACTGTCCGCCTCATCAGCCGCGCACTCCAAGCGCCTCTTCAGGATCTTCAGGCTGTTGGATTCTGCCATAAGCATGTCCCGCTCGTGGCACAACCCAGACTTCCAGAAGCGGATGTCCGATAGCCTCTGGCCCAGGTTCCGGGAGGTTCCCTCTTGCATCTGGCGTATCAGCTGGTCCTTGTCGTGTATGATCCGTAGGGAGTCGTCTGTCATCCGGCTGGCCCGGAGCCGCGATGCCTCTGCCACACTGATCAGCAGATCATTGGAGCGGTCCCACTCGCGTTGGGTATAGCGATTGGAGAACGGGGAGCGGAGCGAGGGCAGGGTGGTGGGCGGCCGCCGGTCGCCTGCGCAATCCGGACATGTCTGGCTGGGGGCGACCTTGTAGAAGACTCTGGGTCTCCACGCAGAGCGGCACCGGGGCAGGTGAAAGGGTTGGTGGTAGCACTCCTGTACCATAGGGTCCTGCCCAGCAGGGGGCAGCCCCTGGAAGTCACAGTCTTTCTTGGAGCCACAGTAACTCGCTGTCTGAATGGTTCCAAGAAATTCCATCTTTCCCCATCAGCCCCACGCGGGCAAAATTTAGCCCAACCGGCTAGGGCTTCTCAGGTGCTAGGAGCCGCGGGCCCTCTGTGACTCAGTGCTTGTGTCATAAAGCACGGGAAAGGTCTTTGTGTCAATCCAGCAATGATGGGTTTCTAGAACACTAATTTTGTTTCTGTGCACAACcccagccttaaaaaaaaaaaaacaaaacctaaatttTATATCTTTCCCAACCTCTTTCTTTAAAACACTCTAACATTTCAGCTTTTGCACAGTTTAATAGTTCAAGAAGAAATTGTACCCTTCTtttattatgaataaataaatgaactgcACCTGCCTCTTTCCTTGGTATCAACGAACCGTAAACATGAAGTTTaaatcttttttctctctctctctcttttttttttttttttctcggagctggggaccgaacccagggccttgcgctcgctaggcaagcgctctaccgctgagctaaatccccaaccccatgaagtttaaatcttaaaaatgacTAAAGTTGCATCCTTTGGGGAACTCCCCCAAAAGGATTAGGCTATTACTATCTGTGTGGACCCACTGAACAGCTCTAATTACGTCACTGCGGTAGTGATGTGTGGTTCACGGGATGCATCTGCAAGTATGTAGACTGAAAAAATAATTGACATTAAATTCAATCAGGATACTGGTGCTGCATTGTCTAATCTAGTGGTTACATACAACTAAGTtggctaaagagaaaaaaaatagtccAGCTCCTAACTTGTTCTGGTCACATTCCCAGTGCTCAGTAGCCACATGTGGCTGTGACTATTAcattattattactgttgttgttattattgttattattaatattgTGCAGAGATGGTTACAATCATCAAAGAATGTTTTGATGTGCCATCTTGCTCTAGACCTAACTGCTCTTAAAGGAGATGTGGGGGATGGGCGTGTTTTTCattatgttttgctttgttttacagTGTCAGGGGTAGAACCTAAGTCCTTGTACCCTACCACTGAGCGACATGGCCAGCCGAGAAACACGCTAATggcaccccccccaaaaaaggcatCCTATCAGTCACATATATGACGTTGAGCCTTCCACATGGCAACTGAAAGTCAATGGCATTGTTAGGACAAAGGAAGAGTTGGAAGTAACTGGTATAGATCTTAAAAATACCAATCCCCAAATATTATAGGTGAGCCATTTCTGGGCCTCGATTTTTAACGAGCCAACTCAAACTGTGTTCGGGAATTGCAGGACATGTTTTAGTATGCTTGGAGATCATATAACAGCCATCGATTAATTTTGGTAGGTAATGGAAGCTTTTGTGTCTATGTGGGGCAGACGTTAACTTCCGTTAGAGGTGCATATTAAGGTGTTGTGTTACCTTTCCGTTACTGTGCAAACACAAACCTGCCAAAAGCAATTCCAGGAAAGGTGTTTTGTGACTCAGTTTAAGAGTAGAGCCTATCAATGGTGGGCACGATGTGGCAGCAGGAGAGTGAACTTACTGTTCACTTTACTGTGTCCACAGTCAGGAGGCTGAAAGAGATGGATTCCGGGGCTCTCCATGCTCTGGAACCTGTTGAGGCTGGAGATATACCTCCACTGGGAACCAGCTTGCCTTGCCTTGCTGGAATGGAGCTGTAGGTCCCTCCTCAGTGGTCCGTGGGATGGGTCCACCCACCCACATCCAGTATGGGCAGTACGGGTCAATAAAGACTGATCACCATGTGTACATAATGGTAAAAGGACACAGTGCTTAGATTACACTTTCTAATATTCAGAAAGCAAGGGTAGCAAAATCCTCAGTGAGTCTGGGTGATGGAGCTGTGTCTAAAGATTTGTGTGTTTAAAACACATATACCTCCCAATCTGTGAGGCACTTAACTAGGAAATGCTACCCATGTTTACATGGGTCTCCTGCCCTACAATAGCCCATTAAAGGGACTCTTGGTAGCATCAGTCTGAAATCCTTCATATCAAACCCTCACTCACATAAAAGGAAGATATGGTTATATATTCAGTGCAAATGCAGACGAGATAATTACCATAGGGTATGATTAATATCCTGCAATTATTTCAGAAGGAAACCCACAGAAAGAAGATACAGCCCTGAACTGTGGTCTCATAAATATAGACAGCacattatgttttattatttttagcctTAGGAAATATTTAGGTATATAAACGCCACATTTATCTAACTCTCATTGAAATGTATTTTGAAggttggggagacagctcagtcagtgaggTGTTTGCCAaaaagcatgaggatctgagttcaatcccagaataCATAAAGAAGCCTGCCACAGTGTGTGCTGGTATGTGCTTACAGTCCCAACCTctgggaggtaaagacaggaggatccccatGGTCCTCTGCCAACTTGGCTTACTGAACTGTCAAGCTCCAGATGCAAGAGATCTTGAAAAGCATAGTGAAGGCTCTGGAGGTTTGATATCTGaagagtaacacacacacacacacacacacacacacacacacgcatacacacatatacacacacatgtgcataaacacacacatgcacatacacacacacgcatacacacatgtgcataaacacacacatgcacatacacacacatacaggcacacacacacacgaatacaaacacacatcacacacacgcacaagcaaAAGGCAAGATTTAAGCCTCCATTTTTGCTATTCTGAAACATATGCAATTCACTCTCCTCGCTTATGTTTCCTCATGCCCCTAAGAGCGCTcataaagagaaaacagaatcatTAAGTCATATTAAGtctttatttttcagaaaagTTCCTAAAGGGCAAAAGTTAGAAGTTCATCTTAACCTTCAACAAAATGAAGGATTTCGATCAATTACAATGTCAGAAAAGATAATTTACAAAGCACTAGTGGTCTCAACCCGGGagatggtagcacacacctttaattcccacacttgggaggcagaggcaggcagatctctgagttcaaagccagcctggtctacagagttccaggaaagccagggttacacagagaaaccctgtcttgatacAAAGAACAGTAATCTCAGTGGCCAGGCAGAACCTGGCAGTTCGGATGTTTCTTAAGAATACGTAGTTCTCAGCCAGAGCTATaaaggagaccttgtctcaaaaaccaaaccaaacaaacaacaagaaagaGTACTCAGCTGTCCAgatctcctccccttcccccaggtTTGGGAACGCTTCCAAGGAAAGagcaaatcaaaaccaaaaggcTTTTAACAACCTTGAAGCCACTTGGGATCTGAGCCTACACATGGGATCTATTTTATATAACCGCATTAGCATTTGTGAGGCAGACTAGTGCTACACTCTGTCTTGAGCTGGACTCACTGGCATTTGTGAGCTCAACGCTGACAGTGGAAACACGCATGGTGGCTGAGAATTTGTAGAGTATCCTCTGCAGTTGGAAAGCCATTTCTTTCAGAAAAACTAGCTTGCTGATTGGTAGGCAAATCATGGCATAAATTAATTTGTGACCAACATAAAGGAGCATGATGAAGCTCCGAAActggttttattatttcttataaatatttttggctAGCGAGATGAAGTGCTACATGAACCTAGCAACTTGAATTCAGTTACTGGAACCCACTTctataaaggtggaaggagagaactcattTCACCTTTGACCTTCACACTTGCACATattggcatacacacacatatacacacacacatacacacatacacacacatatatacacacatacacgtacacacatatatacacatacatacacatatatacacacatgcacacacacatacatacacacacatatacacacacatacacacatatatacacacatatatacacacatgcacacacacatacacacatacacacacatatatacacacatacacgtacacacatatatacacacatacatacacatatatacacacatgcacacacatacatacacacacatatacacacatatatacacacatatatacacacatgcacacacacatacacacatacacacacatatatacacacatacacgtacacacatatatacacacatacatacacatatatacacacatgcacacacacatacatacacacacatatacacacacatacacacatatatacacacatatatacacacatgcacacacacatacacacatacacacacatatatacatacatacacgtacacacatatatacacacatacatacacatatatacacaca is part of the Rattus norvegicus strain BN/NHsdMcwi chromosome 1, GRCr8, whole genome shotgun sequence genome and harbors:
- the Tekt5l1 gene encoding similar to hypothetical protein FLJ32871 gives rise to the protein MEFLGTIQTASYCGSKKDCDFQGLPPAGQDPMVQECYHQPFHLPRCRSAWRPRVFYKVAPSQTCPDCAGDRRPPTTLPSLRSPFSNRYTQREWDRSNDLLISVAEASRLRASRMTDDSLRIIHDKDQLIRQMQEGTSRNLGQRLSDIRFWKSGLCHERDMLMAESNSLKILKRRLECAADEADSPLQMALDCLYNPGERLGIDLVYDNLGKNLIREADLLRYCQDQMRKLAKRIDFQIQNNRDAQHALERDIEDKSCAQSIDERCLNLKNTPDSINFFRGMEKFEETISDPDTWAKFSNNNIRHAQNMRAKSAQLREEAEHLFETLSDQMWRQFNNINLVCPTAQPGAPHRPTRVQAWGKHQLRPSSCRPVF